One region of Streptomyces sp. NBC_00442 genomic DNA includes:
- a CDS encoding acyl-CoA dehydrogenase family protein, whose product MADPLLFNPRTYDPTHFDPETRRLLRATIDWFEGRGKRRLIEDYRTRAWLADFLAFSAEEGLFATFLTPASVAGEGQVDKRWDTARIAALNEIFGFYGLDYWYAWQVTILGLGPVWQSDNADARARAAELLGQGEVFAFGLSEKTHGADIYSTDMLLEPDGDGGFRASGSKYYIGNGNAAGLVSVFGRRTDIEGPDGYVFFAADSRHEAYHLVKNVVDSSKYVSEFRLVDYPVGAGDILHTGRAAFDAALNTVNVGKFNLCTASIGICEHAMYEAVTHAHHRVLYGRPVTAFPHVRRELTDAYVRLVGMKLFSDRAVDYFRSAGPDDRRYLLFNPMTKMKVTTEGEKVIDLMWDVIAAKGFEKDNYFAQAAVEIRGLPKLEGTVHVNLALILKFMGNHLLDPVAYAPVPSRLDAADDAFLFRQGPARGLGAIRFHDWRTAFDAFAEVPNVARFREQADALCTFVTTAAPDEEQSRDLDLLLAVGQLFALVVHGQLILEQAHLTGLEQDVLDELFAVLVRDFSAHAVELHGKDSATGEQQKWALGAVRRPVVDEARSARVWQRVEALAGAYEMAP is encoded by the coding sequence GTGGCCGACCCGCTGCTGTTCAACCCGCGCACCTATGACCCGACGCACTTCGACCCCGAGACCCGCAGGCTGCTGCGCGCGACCATCGACTGGTTCGAGGGGCGCGGCAAGCGCAGGCTGATCGAGGACTACCGCACGCGCGCCTGGCTCGCGGACTTCCTCGCGTTCTCGGCCGAGGAAGGGCTGTTCGCCACCTTCCTCACCCCGGCGTCCGTGGCCGGTGAGGGGCAGGTCGACAAGCGCTGGGACACCGCCCGCATCGCCGCGCTCAACGAGATCTTCGGCTTCTACGGGCTCGACTACTGGTACGCCTGGCAGGTCACCATCCTGGGGCTCGGGCCGGTCTGGCAGAGCGACAACGCCGATGCCCGCGCCCGCGCGGCCGAACTCCTCGGCCAGGGCGAGGTGTTCGCGTTCGGGCTTTCCGAGAAGACGCACGGCGCCGACATCTACTCCACCGACATGCTGCTCGAACCCGACGGCGACGGCGGCTTCCGGGCCAGCGGCTCCAAGTACTACATCGGCAACGGCAACGCCGCCGGACTCGTCTCCGTCTTCGGCCGCCGCACCGACATCGAGGGCCCCGACGGCTACGTCTTCTTCGCCGCCGACAGCCGCCACGAGGCGTACCACCTGGTGAAGAACGTCGTGGACTCCTCGAAGTACGTCAGCGAGTTCCGCCTCGTGGACTACCCGGTCGGCGCCGGCGACATCCTGCACACCGGCCGTGCCGCCTTCGACGCCGCCCTCAACACCGTCAACGTCGGCAAGTTCAACCTCTGCACCGCCTCGATCGGCATCTGCGAACACGCCATGTACGAGGCCGTCACCCACGCCCACCACCGTGTCCTCTACGGCCGCCCCGTCACCGCCTTCCCGCACGTGCGACGCGAGTTGACGGACGCGTATGTGCGCCTCGTCGGGATGAAGCTGTTCAGCGACCGCGCCGTGGACTACTTCCGCTCCGCGGGCCCCGACGACCGCCGTTACCTCCTCTTCAACCCGATGACGAAGATGAAGGTGACCACGGAGGGCGAGAAGGTCATCGACCTCATGTGGGACGTGATCGCCGCCAAGGGCTTCGAGAAGGACAACTACTTCGCGCAGGCGGCCGTCGAGATCCGCGGCCTGCCCAAGCTGGAGGGCACCGTCCACGTCAACCTGGCACTCATCCTGAAGTTCATGGGCAACCACCTGCTCGACCCGGTCGCGTACGCACCCGTGCCGAGCCGGCTCGACGCGGCCGACGACGCGTTCCTCTTCCGGCAGGGGCCCGCCCGTGGTCTGGGGGCGATCCGTTTCCACGACTGGCGCACCGCCTTCGACGCCTTCGCGGAGGTGCCCAACGTCGCCCGCTTCCGTGAGCAGGCGGACGCGCTGTGCACGTTCGTCACCACCGCGGCGCCCGACGAGGAGCAGAGCCGCGACCTCGACCTGCTCCTCGCCGTCGGCCAGCTGTTCGCGCTGGTGGTGCACGGTCAACTGATCCTGGAGCAGGCGCACTTGACCGGCCTTGAGCAGGACGTGCTCGACGAGCTCTTCGCCGTCCTCGTACGCGACTTCTCCGCGCACGCCGTCGAGCTGCACGGCAAGGACTCCGCCACCGGCGAACAGCAGAAGTGGGCGCTGGGAGCGGTCCGGCGTCCCGTGGTCGACGAGGCACGCTCGGCTCGCGTGTGGCAGCGCGTCGAGGCGCTGGCGGGGGCCTACGAGATGGCGCCGTAG
- a CDS encoding PadR family transcriptional regulator, protein MALEHAILVSLLEKPGSGYELARRFDRSIGYFWAATHQQIYRVLKRMEGDGWIDAREVAQDSRPDKKEYSVAAVGRDALSRWLHEPIEPESVRHELAVKIRGAAFDDPAALLREVERHRQAHADRLARYLAGERRDFGETGLPGPPDAGRELQHVVLRGGIAYERMTLTWLDDVIATLHRLRTGH, encoded by the coding sequence ATGGCGCTTGAGCACGCGATTCTCGTCTCGCTGTTGGAGAAGCCGGGCTCCGGCTATGAGCTGGCCCGGCGGTTCGACCGGTCCATCGGTTACTTCTGGGCCGCGACCCACCAGCAGATCTACCGCGTCCTGAAGCGCATGGAGGGCGACGGCTGGATCGACGCCCGCGAGGTGGCGCAGGACAGCCGGCCCGACAAGAAGGAGTACTCCGTCGCCGCCGTCGGGCGTGACGCCCTCTCGCGGTGGCTGCACGAACCGATCGAACCCGAGAGCGTGCGGCACGAGCTGGCCGTGAAGATCCGGGGCGCCGCGTTCGACGACCCGGCCGCGCTGCTGCGCGAGGTGGAGCGCCACCGCCAGGCGCACGCCGACCGGCTCGCGCGCTATCTCGCCGGCGAGCGGCGCGACTTCGGCGAAACCGGGCTTCCCGGGCCGCCCGACGCGGGGCGGGAGTTGCAGCACGTCGTCCTGCGCGGCGGCATCGCGTACGAGCGCATGACGCTCACCTGGCTCGACGACGTGATCGCCACCCTGCACCGGCTCAGAACCGGCCACTGA
- a CDS encoding MFS transporter: MSPGTATARSAARRTPARDVRLFWWANASDALGTQASGVVLPLLLLGLGHSAALVGLVAGVSTAAGLLLAPLAAVPADRGARKPVMFWSATVSALAMAGVAAAAATSGPPLTLLLGAVLVERFSTAVYEAAAAGTVAMIAPPADRPSVVAGLSAGDQCALILGPALGGALYQVARALPFVADAVTYAVAAGCVRALGSDLRPRTHSAARATEQAPAGALPDDLSVTAPGSHAPAPVPAAPASRPDSPDAAPAAPDAAAAALAPAEPEPNSLPATARSRRPGRLHRIGGELGAGFALVRTSPVLRLVVTWTATVNGVIVALYYGAVFTLQKSGHGGWPMGLVLALSGAAGLAGSLAAPRLAGRIGAARLLITVTWLLVPLAAGLATAEGPWSYGALFGVFCLLMPLVGVVLQSRVLQETPPGLQARTGAVLASAVGGSAALAPVVAGVVVTRAGTAAPAVVCAGVLAALAWWTTVVRARLTGVTA, encoded by the coding sequence ATGAGCCCCGGCACCGCCACCGCTCGGAGTGCGGCGCGCCGCACCCCGGCACGTGACGTCCGCCTGTTCTGGTGGGCGAACGCCTCCGACGCGCTCGGCACCCAGGCGTCCGGAGTCGTGCTGCCGCTGCTGCTCCTCGGTCTCGGCCACTCGGCGGCGCTGGTGGGGCTCGTCGCGGGGGTGTCCACCGCGGCCGGGCTGCTCCTCGCACCCCTCGCGGCGGTTCCGGCCGACCGCGGCGCGCGCAAACCGGTGATGTTCTGGTCCGCGACGGTCTCGGCGCTCGCCATGGCCGGCGTCGCGGCGGCCGCCGCGACGAGCGGCCCGCCGCTCACCCTCCTGCTCGGCGCGGTCCTGGTGGAACGCTTCTCGACCGCCGTGTACGAAGCCGCCGCCGCCGGCACCGTAGCCATGATCGCCCCGCCCGCCGACCGCCCTAGCGTGGTCGCCGGCCTCTCGGCGGGCGACCAGTGCGCGCTGATCCTGGGCCCCGCGCTGGGCGGCGCGCTCTACCAGGTCGCCCGTGCGCTGCCCTTCGTCGCGGACGCCGTGACCTACGCCGTCGCCGCGGGATGCGTACGGGCACTGGGATCGGACCTGCGGCCGCGCACCCACAGCGCCGCGCGGGCGACCGAACAGGCCCCCGCCGGAGCGCTCCCTGACGATCTGTCAGTCACCGCACCCGGATCGCACGCGCCCGCACCCGTACCGGCCGCTCCAGCATCGCGGCCGGACTCTCCCGACGCCGCACCGGCCGCTCCCGACGCCGCGGCCGCCGCACTGGCCCCCGCCGAGCCCGAGCCCAATTCCCTTCCCGCGACTGCCCGTTCCCGCCGGCCCGGCCGCCTGCACCGCATCGGTGGAGAGCTGGGCGCCGGGTTCGCCCTGGTCCGTACGTCACCCGTGCTCCGACTCGTCGTCACCTGGACCGCCACCGTGAACGGGGTGATCGTCGCCCTCTACTACGGCGCCGTCTTCACCCTCCAGAAGAGCGGCCACGGCGGCTGGCCGATGGGCCTGGTCCTGGCGCTGTCGGGGGCCGCCGGGCTCGCCGGGTCACTGGCCGCGCCGCGCCTCGCGGGCCGGATCGGCGCCGCACGCCTGCTGATCACGGTGACCTGGTTGCTCGTCCCCCTCGCCGCTGGGCTCGCGACCGCCGAGGGGCCCTGGTCGTACGGCGCGCTGTTCGGGGTGTTCTGCCTGCTCATGCCGCTGGTCGGTGTCGTGCTCCAGTCCCGCGTCCTGCAGGAGACCCCGCCGGGTCTGCAGGCCCGTACGGGCGCGGTCCTCGCGAGCGCCGTCGGCGGGTCGGCCGCGCTGGCGCCCGTGGTGGCCGGCGTCGTCGTGACCCGCGCAGGGACGGCCGCGCCCGCCGTGGTCTGCGCGGGCGTCCTGGCCGCGCTGGCCTGGTGGACGACCGTGGTGCGGGCCAGGCTGACGGGGGTGACGGCATGA
- a CDS encoding DUF5709 domain-containing protein, with product MSDDGMADDVYQPTGGNEEQQDAAPLDLQDAVDERTYDDMLDEGYSPPEKPLGVTKTGVTAAEQHEGESHDERLSQEVHDDTELPADDGIGDLPGGEGEPLDPESGVERAGRLVAPDEGARPDTTKEMVGSDEGIDGGAAAAEEAAVHVVPEDQLPAEPDAAG from the coding sequence ATGAGCGACGACGGCATGGCGGACGACGTCTACCAGCCCACGGGCGGCAACGAGGAGCAGCAGGACGCCGCTCCGCTCGACCTCCAGGACGCGGTCGACGAGCGCACCTATGACGACATGCTCGACGAGGGATACTCACCGCCCGAGAAGCCACTGGGTGTCACGAAGACCGGCGTCACGGCCGCCGAGCAGCATGAGGGCGAGTCCCATGACGAGCGGCTGAGCCAGGAGGTTCACGACGACACGGAACTCCCCGCGGACGACGGCATCGGAGATCTGCCCGGCGGCGAGGGCGAGCCGCTCGATCCGGAATCGGGCGTCGAGCGCGCCGGACGCCTGGTGGCGCCGGACGAGGGGGCCCGCCCGGACACGACGAAGGAGATGGTCGGATCCGACGAGGGCATCGACGGGGGCGCGGCGGCCGCGGAAGAGGCGGCGGTCCACGTCGTACCCGAGGACCAACTCCCTGCGGAGCCGGACGCCGCAGGCTGA
- a CDS encoding DUF3887 domain-containing protein, with amino-acid sequence MTDAPPSLNALSAQLAEQASALAAAAGSPLASPAYLDLVRRAQHVDAVAEQVLKLCVQQSRDAGHTWQELGDLLGVTRQAAFQRFGKPIDPRTGEPMDKTVHMTDAAERALQIVTDVLENRMDAARPTFNAEVLAAFTDEVRANGLASVAGLVGAFEGFGDGEPFVRRIGDHTVVDIPLRYEAGEMKARVSFDTDEKVAGLVIIPKEIP; translated from the coding sequence GTGACCGATGCCCCTCCGTCCCTCAACGCCCTGAGCGCCCAGCTCGCCGAGCAGGCCTCGGCTCTGGCGGCCGCCGCGGGCAGCCCGCTGGCCTCCCCCGCCTATCTCGATCTGGTCCGGCGCGCCCAGCACGTCGACGCCGTGGCCGAGCAGGTCCTGAAGCTCTGCGTGCAGCAGTCCCGGGACGCGGGTCATACCTGGCAGGAGCTCGGAGACCTGCTCGGAGTCACCCGCCAGGCCGCATTCCAGCGCTTCGGCAAGCCCATCGATCCCCGGACCGGAGAACCCATGGACAAGACAGTGCACATGACGGACGCCGCGGAGCGCGCCCTCCAGATCGTCACGGATGTCCTCGAAAACCGGATGGACGCGGCGCGGCCCACCTTCAACGCGGAGGTCCTTGCCGCCTTCACCGACGAGGTGCGGGCCAACGGACTGGCCTCCGTCGCCGGACTCGTTGGCGCGTTCGAGGGCTTCGGCGACGGCGAGCCGTTCGTACGCCGCATCGGCGACCACACGGTCGTCGACATCCCGCTGCGGTACGAGGCCGGCGAGATGAAGGCGCGGGTCTCCTTCGACACGGACGAGAAGGTCGCGGGCCTCGTGATCATCCCGAAGGAAATCCCGTGA
- a CDS encoding dienelactone hydrolase family protein — MTTVTTRSVEYPADGLTMIGHLALPAGVDRRPAVLLGPEGMGLSDVERRRADTLAELGYVALAFDLHGGRYLGDPDDMLARCMPLLGDPDRMRGIGHAALDVLRAEPRTDPGRTAAVGYGTGGAIALELGRDGVDLRAIGTVNATLTGRPGEAARIRCPVWAGVGSEDPIMSPAQRNAFTAEMQAAGVDWRLTVYGGALHAFHHPSVDHTVRPGVGYHPRHAQRAWRDVVDLLAECLPVTEDPEA, encoded by the coding sequence ATGACGACGGTTACGACACGTTCGGTCGAGTATCCGGCCGACGGTTTGACGATGATCGGGCACCTCGCGCTTCCGGCCGGTGTCGACCGCCGGCCCGCGGTGCTGCTCGGACCGGAGGGCATGGGGCTCAGCGATGTCGAGCGCCGCCGGGCCGATACCCTCGCCGAGCTGGGATATGTAGCGCTGGCCTTCGACCTGCACGGCGGGCGCTACCTGGGCGACCCGGACGACATGCTGGCCCGCTGCATGCCGCTGCTCGGCGACCCCGACCGGATGCGAGGCATCGGCCACGCGGCGCTCGACGTGTTGCGCGCCGAACCGCGAACCGACCCCGGCCGGACAGCCGCCGTCGGCTACGGCACCGGGGGCGCCATCGCGCTGGAACTCGGGCGCGACGGCGTCGACCTGCGCGCGATCGGGACGGTCAACGCAACCCTCACGGGCCGACCGGGCGAGGCGGCGCGCATTCGCTGCCCGGTGTGGGCCGGAGTCGGGTCGGAGGACCCCATCATGTCGCCCGCGCAACGAAACGCGTTCACCGCTGAGATGCAGGCCGCGGGCGTCGACTGGCGCCTCACGGTCTACGGCGGCGCCCTGCACGCCTTCCATCACCCGTCGGTCGACCACACCGTGCGTCCCGGCGTCGGTTACCACCCGCGGCACGCGCAGCGAGCCTGGCGCGACGTCGTCGACCTGCTCGCCGAGTGCCTGCCTGTGACGGAGGATCCGGAGGCATGA